The Meiothermus sp. QL-1 nucleotide sequence CTGCGCTTGCTTTCGGCCCTGGAGTAAACTCTTGGGCATGGCCCGGCTTCACCCCCGCACCGAGCTTTCCCAGGAAAGCATCTTCGCCCAGATGAGCCGCCTGGCTGCCCAGCACGGCGCCATCAACCTGGGGCAGGGTTTCCCTTCCAACCCGCCGCCCAGTTTCTTGCTCGAAGCAGCCCGGCGCGCCCTGGGTCAGGCCGACCAGTACACACCCCCCACAGGGCTGCCCCGCCTGCGCGAGGCGGTGGCCGCAGACCTCGAGGTCGAGCCCACCCAGGTCATCATCACCGCCGGGGCCACCGAGGCCCTTTTCGCCCTGGCCCAGGCCCTCTACGGCCCCGGCGACGAGGTGGTGATGCTGGAGCCCTACTTCGACGTCTACCTCCCCCAGGCCCGCCTGGCCGGGGCCCAGCCGGTGCTGGTGCCGCTGCGCCTTGGCGAGCGGTGGGAGCTGGACCTGAAGGCCCTGGCCGAGGCCATCACCCCGAGGACGAAGGCCCTTCTGCTGAACCACCCCTACAACCCCACCGGCTCGGTCTTCTCCCACGCCGAGGCCGAGCAAATCGTGGCCCTGGCCCGCCGGCACGACCTATGGATTGTGAGCGACGAGGTCTACGACGAGCTCTACTTCGGCGAGCCGCCCGTCCCGTTCCGCACGCTGGCCCCTGAGCGCACCTTTACCGTGGGCTCGGCAGGCAAGCGGCTCGAGGCCACCGGCTGGCGCATCGGCTGGATCATCACCCCCCCGGGCCTGGCCCCCCAGGTGGCCGGCATGCGCCAGTGGTCCAGCTTCTGCTCAGCGGCCCCGCTGCAGGCCGCGGTGGCCGAGGCCCTGCCCATCGCCCGCCGGGAGGGGTTCTACCAGCAGCTCCGCGAAAGCTATCGAAAGCGCAAAGCGCTGCTCGAGGGAGGCCTCCGGGCCCTGGGGCTCAAAACCTTCTCCCCTGCCGGCACCTACTTCCTCACCGCCCTTCTGCCCGGGGTAGAGGCCGAGGAGCTGGTGAAGAAAGCTGGGGTAGCGGCCATCCCCGGCTCGGCCTTCTACGCAAAACACCCGGCCCCCCCGGGCCTCTACCGCTTCGCCTTCTGCAAGACCGAGGCCGAGATCGAGCAGGCCCTGGAGCGCCTGGCCCACTACCTGTACCGCACGGGGGCTGCGGCTCACCCTGGGCCACCGGGGTTGGGCTAAACTGGGGAGCGTGGACACAGTTCAGTACCTGGACGATACCGGCCGGCCCCTGCAGGCCCTGCCCCTGGGCCCCGAAGAGCTCATACAGGGCTACCGGGCCCTGCGCCGGGCCCGGCACTTCGACGAGAAGGCCGTGCTCCTGCAACGGCAGGGGCGGCTTGGGGTCTATCCCCCCTTCCGCGGCCAGGAGGCGGCCCAGGTGGGGGTGGCCCTCTGCCTGCGGGCTGAACATGACTGGCTTTTGCCCAGCTACCGCGAGACGGCCGCCGCCCTCACCTTTGGCATGCCCATCCACAAGCTCATTCTGAGCTGGCGGGCCGACCCGGCAGGCTGGGGGGCCCCTCCGGGGGTGAACATGGTGCAGTTCTACATCCCCATCGCCACCCAGATCCCCCAGGCCGCAGGGGTGGCCTACGCCCAACGGCTTTTGGGCAAGGATGCGGTGGCCGCGGTTTTCATCGGCGATGGCGGCACCTCGGAGGGCGACTTCCACGAGGGGCTCAATTTTGCCGCGGTGTTCAGCGCCCCCCTGCTGGTGGTGGTGCAGAACAACGGCTGGGCCATCAGCGTGCCCACCCGGAAGCAGATGAAGGTTGAGCGCATCGCCCTGCGGGCCCAGGGCTACGGCATCCCTGGGGTGGTGGTGGACGGCAACGACCTGGTAGCGGTCTGGAGCGTGGCCAAAGCCGCCGTGGAGCGGGCCCGGCGGGGCGAGGGCCCCACCCTGATCGAGGCCCTCACCTACCGTGTGGCCCCCCACACCACCTCGGACGACCCCAGCCGCTACCGCAGCGAGGAGGAAGCCCGCCGCTGGGAGGCGCGCGACCCCATCCGGCGGATGAAAAACTGCCTGCTGCACCTGGGGCTTTGGAGCGAGGAAGAGGAGGCGCGATTGAACGAGGAGCTGGAGGCCGAGTTCGAGGCCGAGCTGGCCCTGGCCGACCGGGCCCCTGAGCCCAGGCCCTGGGAAATTGTGGAACAGGTCTACCAGGAGATGCAGCCCGACCAGCTCGCCGCCTGGCGCTACCTGAGGGGGGAAGCATGATTGCCGAGCGGGAAACGCGGGTACTGAACACCGTTCAGGCCATCAACGAGGCCCTAGACCTGGCCCTGGCTAAAGACCCCCGGGTGGTCCTCTTCGGCGAGGATGTGGGCGCCATGGGGGGGGTCTTCCGGGCCTCGGACGGCCTGCAGCAAAAGTACGGCGAGAAGCGGGTCTTTGACACCCCCCTGGCCGAGAGCGCCATCGTGGGCTTCGGGATTGGGCTGGCCATGGCCGGGCTGCGCCCCATTGCCGAGATTCAGTTCGCGGGGTTCCTCTACCCTGCCCTCGACCAAATCCTCTCCCACCTGGGCCGGATGCGCCACCGTACCCGGGGCCGCTTCACCATCCCCATGGTCATCCGGGCGCCCTACGGGGGGGGCGTGAGAACCCCTGAGCAGCACGCCGACAGCCCCGAGGCCCTGCTCTGCCACGTGCCGGGGGTGAAGGTGGTGATTCCCTCGAGCCCCGAGCGGGCCAAGGGCCTTCTGCTTGCAGCCGTCGAGGACCCCGACCCGGTCTTTTTCCTAGAGGCCATCAAGCTCTACCGCGGGGCCAGAAGCGAGGTGCCCGAGGGCTACTACACCCTGCCCATAGGCAAGGCCCGGGTGGTGCGGGAGGGCCGCGCGGCCAGCCTCTTTTGCTATGGAGGGATGGTGGAGGTCTGCCAGAAGGCCGCCGAGGTGGCAGCGCGAGAGGGGGTGGAGCTTGAAGTGGTGGACCTGGAAACCCTGGTACCCCTCGACACCGAGACCCTTCTGGAATCGGTCAGGAAGACTGGCCGCGCGGTGGTGGTCTACGAGGCCATGCGCACCGGCGGCTTCGGGGCCGAGGTTGCAGCCCGCATCGCCGAAGAAGCTCTGGACTACCTGCAGGCCCCCATCGTGCGGGTGGCTGGCTGGGACGCCCCATACCCACCTTTCAGTGCGGTAGAAAACCACTACCGCCCCGATGCCAAGCGGGTGCTGGAGGCAGTGCGGCGGGTGCTAACCCATTAGCAGGCTCAGGGCGCCGGCAGCAACAAAAGCCCGCCGGGATGCGGCTGCATGTGCGCGAAAGTCTGA carries:
- a CDS encoding pyridoxal phosphate-dependent aminotransferase; this translates as MARLHPRTELSQESIFAQMSRLAAQHGAINLGQGFPSNPPPSFLLEAARRALGQADQYTPPTGLPRLREAVAADLEVEPTQVIITAGATEALFALAQALYGPGDEVVMLEPYFDVYLPQARLAGAQPVLVPLRLGERWELDLKALAEAITPRTKALLLNHPYNPTGSVFSHAEAEQIVALARRHDLWIVSDEVYDELYFGEPPVPFRTLAPERTFTVGSAGKRLEATGWRIGWIITPPGLAPQVAGMRQWSSFCSAAPLQAAVAEALPIARREGFYQQLRESYRKRKALLEGGLRALGLKTFSPAGTYFLTALLPGVEAEELVKKAGVAAIPGSAFYAKHPAPPGLYRFAFCKTEAEIEQALERLAHYLYRTGAAAHPGPPGLG
- the pdhA gene encoding pyruvate dehydrogenase (acetyl-transferring) E1 component subunit alpha, which produces MDTVQYLDDTGRPLQALPLGPEELIQGYRALRRARHFDEKAVLLQRQGRLGVYPPFRGQEAAQVGVALCLRAEHDWLLPSYRETAAALTFGMPIHKLILSWRADPAGWGAPPGVNMVQFYIPIATQIPQAAGVAYAQRLLGKDAVAAVFIGDGGTSEGDFHEGLNFAAVFSAPLLVVVQNNGWAISVPTRKQMKVERIALRAQGYGIPGVVVDGNDLVAVWSVAKAAVERARRGEGPTLIEALTYRVAPHTTSDDPSRYRSEEEARRWEARDPIRRMKNCLLHLGLWSEEEEARLNEELEAEFEAELALADRAPEPRPWEIVEQVYQEMQPDQLAAWRYLRGEA
- a CDS encoding alpha-ketoacid dehydrogenase subunit beta gives rise to the protein MIAERETRVLNTVQAINEALDLALAKDPRVVLFGEDVGAMGGVFRASDGLQQKYGEKRVFDTPLAESAIVGFGIGLAMAGLRPIAEIQFAGFLYPALDQILSHLGRMRHRTRGRFTIPMVIRAPYGGGVRTPEQHADSPEALLCHVPGVKVVIPSSPERAKGLLLAAVEDPDPVFFLEAIKLYRGARSEVPEGYYTLPIGKARVVREGRAASLFCYGGMVEVCQKAAEVAAREGVELEVVDLETLVPLDTETLLESVRKTGRAVVVYEAMRTGGFGAEVAARIAEEALDYLQAPIVRVAGWDAPYPPFSAVENHYRPDAKRVLEAVRRVLTH